The proteins below come from a single Mya arenaria isolate MELC-2E11 chromosome 8, ASM2691426v1 genomic window:
- the LOC128243262 gene encoding mucolipin-3-like isoform X2, producing the protein MQNMDNGDRESIKSDVIHDHEDGRHENMRTHTTDNMNNVEEALEGQNRFKLLLKLLIFIPFKLNKGSLWISIPSFIWMVLNCLKLAYITELAFTVGACRGKLSSDIIHGHLTLRHALLQGWEASYETPPFPPSIGSFAIYSIEDFKTRINYSVSQYYNIHEHTTGVFEILTNDKLTLEFKYFEYEAGQIVPKGVTFNPGPGLTNRTVDGVIVYSYNVMADLKNRNLEDIFKRILQVNIKSSLHSIRVRFNSKKITCFAIAVNVTFDDDDHNGQVVIDLKTDTRPISCRMMAFNVTDNGPLCPDLNPSLLSLCFGFTTAAIVGDATSFLVSMLILIILRVTWMKIGGGICFQPQPDTFTLSKLSYFFQCWLVIAIAGDGFILRATEPLFNAMTHRDVHLTLPLYDGVAFNIGMGCLLCWISILRFSKINVKLSLLFRTLYYSFWNVFAFMLCAAVLFVGFFACAYVSLGVYHVKFESQARTAETLFALINGDDLFNTFAGLDEKNAASTGRG; encoded by the exons atgcaaaatatggATAAT GGCGACAGAGAAAGCATCAAATCCGATGTAATTCATGACCATGAAGATGGGAGACATGAAAACATGCGGACACATACAACAG ataACATGAATAATGTAGAAGAGGCCCTCGAAGGACAAAACAGATTCAAGTTGCTACTCAAGTTGCTCATTTTCATTCCTTTCAAACTTAACAAGGGATCTTTATGGATTAGCATTCCGAGTTTTATTTGGATGGTCctcaattgtttgaaactgGCATACATTACAGAGCTT GCCTTTACTGTTGGTGCGTGTCGCGGGAAGCTAAGCTCAGACATTATACACGGTCACCTGACTTTGCGTCACGCTCTACTCCAGGGATGGGAGGCAT CTTATGAAACACCGCCATTCCCACCATCGATTGGCAGTTTTGCAATCTACAGCATTGAAGACTTCAAAACACGAATAAATTACTCAGTATCACAG TACTACAATATTCACGAACACACGACTGGAGTTTTTGAAATACTCACAAATGATAAATTGACCCTCGAGTTCAAATACTTTGAATATGAAGCTGGACAAATTGTTCCGAAAG GTGTAACCTTTAACCCCGGACCAGGGCTGACAAACAGGACAGTGGACGGTGTTATAGTATATAGTTACAATGTCATGGCTGATTTAAAAAATCGGAACCTCGAGGATATTTTCAAAAG GATTCTACAGGTGAATATAAAGAGTTCTCTTCATTCCATCCGGGTCAGATTCAATTCAAAGAAGATCACATGTTTTGCAATTGCTGTCAAT GTTACTttcgatgatgatgatcataACGGACAGGTTGTCATTGACCTGAAGACAGATACAAGACCTATTTCCTGTCGTATGATGGCCTTTAACGTTACAG ACAATGGGCCGCTTTGTCCAGATTTGAACCCCTCGTTGCTGTCATTGTGCTTTGGATTTACAACTGCAGCAATAGTTGGTGATGCGACAAGTTTCCTGGTTTCTATGCTTATTTTAATCATTCTCCGAGTCACATgg ATGAAAATAGGAGGTGGCATATGTTTTCAACCACAGCCGGACACGTTTACACTATCTAAGCTGTCTTACTTCTTCCAATGTTGGCTAGTTATTGCAATTGCGGGGGATGGGTTTATTTTACGTGCAACCGAACCATTGTTCAATGCAATGACTCAC AGAGATGTTCATCTAACATTACCTTTGTACGACGGTGTTGCATTTAACATTGGGATGGGATGTTTGCTCTGCTGGATTAGCATATTGCGTTTCTCAAAGATCAATGTCAAATTATCT CTACTATTTCGTACGCTGTATTATTCATTTTGGAACGTATTTGCTTTTATGTTGTGTGCGGCTGTGCTCTTTGTGGGATTTTTTGCTTGTGCATACGTCTCTCTTGGTGTGTATCATGTCAAG TTTGAAAGCCAAGCGAGAACAGCGgaaacattatttgcattaataaATGGAGATGACCTTTTCAACACGTTTGCTGGTTTAGACGAGAAGAACGCAG CATCAACAGGAAGAGGATGA
- the LOC128243262 gene encoding mucolipin-3-like isoform X1 translates to MQNMDNGDRESIKSDVIHDHEDGRHENMRTHTTDNMNNVEEALEGQNRFKLLLKLLIFIPFKLNKGSLWISIPSFIWMVLNCLKLAYITELAFTVGACRGKLSSDIIHGHLTLRHALLQGWEASYETPPFPPSIGSFAIYSIEDFKTRINYSVSQYYNIHEHTTGVFEILTNDKLTLEFKYFEYEAGQIVPKGVTFNPGPGLTNRTVDGVIVYSYNVMADLKNRNLEDIFKRILQVNIKSSLHSIRVRFNSKKITCFAIAVNVTFDDDDHNGQVVIDLKTDTRPISCRMMAFNVTDNGPLCPDLNPSLLSLCFGFTTAAIVGDATSFLVSMLILIILRVTWMKIGGGICFQPQPDTFTLSKLSYFFQCWLVIAIAGDGFILRATEPLFNAMTHRDVHLTLPLYDGVAFNIGMGCLLCWISILRFSKINVKLSLLFRTLYYSFWNVFAFMLCAAVLFVGFFACAYVSLGVYHVKFESQARTAETLFALINGDDLFNTFAGLDEKNAGDPVKVKFHRNIIVYSFVVLFTIIMLNLLIALYNSAYENVTKHQQEEDEIDRFLTKTVFNAGDEIPLFIFLNYEAMKKTHNSIKLWFGRNRKLRLKIMCCFIRIWLEDDSGT, encoded by the exons atgcaaaatatggATAAT GGCGACAGAGAAAGCATCAAATCCGATGTAATTCATGACCATGAAGATGGGAGACATGAAAACATGCGGACACATACAACAG ataACATGAATAATGTAGAAGAGGCCCTCGAAGGACAAAACAGATTCAAGTTGCTACTCAAGTTGCTCATTTTCATTCCTTTCAAACTTAACAAGGGATCTTTATGGATTAGCATTCCGAGTTTTATTTGGATGGTCctcaattgtttgaaactgGCATACATTACAGAGCTT GCCTTTACTGTTGGTGCGTGTCGCGGGAAGCTAAGCTCAGACATTATACACGGTCACCTGACTTTGCGTCACGCTCTACTCCAGGGATGGGAGGCAT CTTATGAAACACCGCCATTCCCACCATCGATTGGCAGTTTTGCAATCTACAGCATTGAAGACTTCAAAACACGAATAAATTACTCAGTATCACAG TACTACAATATTCACGAACACACGACTGGAGTTTTTGAAATACTCACAAATGATAAATTGACCCTCGAGTTCAAATACTTTGAATATGAAGCTGGACAAATTGTTCCGAAAG GTGTAACCTTTAACCCCGGACCAGGGCTGACAAACAGGACAGTGGACGGTGTTATAGTATATAGTTACAATGTCATGGCTGATTTAAAAAATCGGAACCTCGAGGATATTTTCAAAAG GATTCTACAGGTGAATATAAAGAGTTCTCTTCATTCCATCCGGGTCAGATTCAATTCAAAGAAGATCACATGTTTTGCAATTGCTGTCAAT GTTACTttcgatgatgatgatcataACGGACAGGTTGTCATTGACCTGAAGACAGATACAAGACCTATTTCCTGTCGTATGATGGCCTTTAACGTTACAG ACAATGGGCCGCTTTGTCCAGATTTGAACCCCTCGTTGCTGTCATTGTGCTTTGGATTTACAACTGCAGCAATAGTTGGTGATGCGACAAGTTTCCTGGTTTCTATGCTTATTTTAATCATTCTCCGAGTCACATgg ATGAAAATAGGAGGTGGCATATGTTTTCAACCACAGCCGGACACGTTTACACTATCTAAGCTGTCTTACTTCTTCCAATGTTGGCTAGTTATTGCAATTGCGGGGGATGGGTTTATTTTACGTGCAACCGAACCATTGTTCAATGCAATGACTCAC AGAGATGTTCATCTAACATTACCTTTGTACGACGGTGTTGCATTTAACATTGGGATGGGATGTTTGCTCTGCTGGATTAGCATATTGCGTTTCTCAAAGATCAATGTCAAATTATCT CTACTATTTCGTACGCTGTATTATTCATTTTGGAACGTATTTGCTTTTATGTTGTGTGCGGCTGTGCTCTTTGTGGGATTTTTTGCTTGTGCATACGTCTCTCTTGGTGTGTATCATGTCAAG TTTGAAAGCCAAGCGAGAACAGCGgaaacattatttgcattaataaATGGAGATGACCTTTTCAACACGTTTGCTGGTTTAGACGAGAAGAACGCAGGTGATCCAGTGAAAGTAAAATTCCACAGAAATATAATTGTGTACAGCTTTGTTGTTCTGTTCACAATCATTATGCTGAATCTTCTCATAGCATTATATAACAGTGCGTATGAAAACGTTACGAAG CATCAACAGGAAGAGGATGAAATTGATCGTTTCCTTACAAAAACCGTTTTTAATGCCGGGGATGAAATcccattatttattttcctgAACTATGAAGCTATGAAGAAGACACATAACTCAATTAAGTTATGGTTTGGCAGAAACAGAAAGTTGAGGTTAAAAATTATGTGCTGTTTCATTAGAATATGGCTGGAAGACGACAGTGGGACATAA
- the LOC128243263 gene encoding organic cation/carnitine transporter 2-like, with the protein MVEKELTPDEVIEELGGCGRFQWRINVIAHLMKTIICFSTTGMILISATPRWRCADSKLCTNNTLMESFNESAASVCPIKTCSIGNSSCQNIQFEDRMKTMVTDFELVCERDFIPSTTMSIQIAGTLVGNVVAGQFGELFGRKRPFFMALVITMVFNVVGFFSKHWVVFAVCRFFIGLAAGFFMTMKYALLCEFSLANWRSWIIGFPSWPIEACVLAFCAWLLKDWRYIQIMTAAIGIPCLIAWWWIPESFRWHVAHDRQDVAEGIIQHVAKVNRKKLMATDHILHKPETAVKDRKHTILDLFASRELIVVSLLSALISFGRRITAVICFVTVAVGGLVVGGVQSADAPNKGMLTNIFALIANIGITTAWGPVQTMTIELYPTVIRTIGFGTLSVFGRLSAMVGPQLVYLDSKMPGIMYHVIGAIGVICAIGSLKLPETMDKDLADKIVKRNTISQSPQTNTTV; encoded by the exons ATGGTAGAAAAGGAACTTACTCCTGATGAAGTTATAGAGGAGCTAGGTGGATGTGGACGATTTCAATGGCGGATCAATGTGATCGCTCACCTCATGAAAACCATAATCTGCTTTAGTACAACTGGCATGATTCTCATATCGGCAACCCCGAGATGGCGATGTGCGGACAGCAAATTGTGTACGAATAACACCCTAATGGAATCATTTAACGAGTCAGCAGCCTCCGTTTGTCCTATTAAAACGTGTTCCATTGGAAACTCCTCATGCCAGAATATTCAGTTTGAAGATAGAATGAAAACTATGGTAACCGAT TTTGAGCTGGTGTGTGAGCGAGACTTCATACCAAGTACAACAATGTCAATACAGATAGCAGGCACGCTTGTTGGCAATGTGGTAGCTGGACAATTTGGAGAATTGTTTGGAAGAAAACGTCCGTTCTTCATGGCGTTAGTTATAACTATGGTCTTCAACGTCgttggatttttttcaaaacattgggTTGTGTTTGCTGTTTGCAGATTTTTTATTGGACTTGCTGCTGGTTTTTTCATGacaatgaaatatgcattattGTGCGAGTTTTCATTGGCAAACTGGCGATCTTGGATAATAGGATTCCCTTCTTGGCCTATAGAAGCGTGTGTGCTTGCTTTTTGTGCATGGTTGCTAAAGGACTGGCGTTATATTCAAATCATGACAGCAGCCATCGGAATCCCATGTTTGATAGCGTGGTG GTGGATTCCAGAAAGTTTCAGATGGCACGTAGCTCATGACAGACAGGATGTTGCAGAGGGCATTATTCAGCACGTGGCTAAAGTAAACAGGAAAAAACTAATGGCTACTGATCATATCTTACATAAACCTGAGACGGCTGTAAAGGATAGAAAACACACGATACTTGACCTGTTTGCATCCAGAGAGCTCATAGTTGTCTCACTACTTTCAGCACTTATTTC ATTTGGACGGCGTATAACAGCAGTAATTTGCTTTGTAACGGTGGCCGTCGGAGGGCTCGTCGTAGGAGGTGTTCAATCAGCAG ATGCACCTAACAAGGGTATGTTGACGAACATATTTGCCTTGATAGCAAACATTGGCATCACAACAGCTTGGGGTCCAGTGCAGACGATGACCATTGAACTGTATCCGACTGTTATAAG GACCATTGGATTTGGGACACTGAGCGTCTTTGGCCGCTTGTCGGCGATGGTGGGGCCCCAGCTGGTTTATTTG GATTCGAAAATGCCTGGCATAATGTACCACGTTATTGGGGCCATCGGAGTTATCTGTGCAATAGGAAGCCTAAAACTCCCGGAAACAATGGACAAGGACTTGGCggataaaattgtcaaaagaaatacaatatCACAATCACCCCAAACCAACACAACCGTTTAA